One Algoriphagus sp. Y33 genomic window, TCCCATAATAATCCATTTGCAGCAAGGGAAGCCTGTAAAATGCCCGGCTCGGAAGCATTATTATAGCCTAAATCATAGAGTGCCTGCCAAGGGTAGTAATTCGCATCCCCGTTTGAAAATTCAAGCTTGTTGTTTCCTACTTGTCCATAGGATGCTCTTAATTTCATCAACTGAATGGAGCTTGAATTAAAGAAGCTCTCCTGATCGATGGTCCATGCAGCACCAACTGAGAAGAAATTACCCCACCTTACATCGCTGGAGAATCTAGATGAACCGTCTCTTCTAAAAGAAGCAGAAAAGGAATACTTGTCATCATAGACATAATTTAATCTACTGAAATACGATTCGATTCTATCCACATCCACACGACCAGTGGCAGAGGTAGTAGTCACAAAGTTATCAGGCTCAATATTTCCCGCTACAATCTGATCTTGCTTGCCTAAATACTGCCTGTCAATCCGAAGGTTATAGTTTTCATGCCCTACCAACGCCTCTACAAAATGTTTATTTTTAAACACTTTTGAATAAGATAGCAGCTGATTAAACGTCAAGGAGTTTGTTCTGATATTTTCTCTATTTGTTCTTCCTGCAGGAGCTCCATCTCCAACAATTTGGTTATCATACCCTATTTCCAATAAAGAAGTCATATCCGTAGATATATTGGTTCTGAATGTGAAATCCTTCAGAAAAGTAGCTTCTACATATCCTCTCCCAGAGAGAACATCTCTATCAAATGAATCAATATTTAAGAGTGTTTCTTGAACCGCATGCCTTCCAGCAGATGCATCTGATCCTCTGCTTGGAAGACCTAGTTCTGACAAATTTCCCGTATCATAGATTCTTTCATTGTTCTCATCAAGAATATACCCACCTGTTTGCATATTTTGAGCATAAACAGGATATATAGGGCCTATATTTCTAGCGAAGAAAAATGGGTTGACATAACTAGTACTCCCCGTAGTTCTGGCGTTGTTTCCTTCACTCATGGTAGCAGATACATTTAAACCAGTTTTTAGCCAGTCAGTCGCCTGAGTATTCACATTGACACGACCTGTGAATCTTTCTATATCAGATTTAATCACAAATCCCTGCTCGTTTAAATAGTTAAACGACGTGTAGAAATCTGTCTTTTCCGAACCGCCAGAATAAGTCATATTATATTCTTTACGATCGCCTGTCCTTTGAAGGAAATCATACCAATCCAATCCTTCAAAGTTATTTACAGCATTTGGATTTAATGTTCCGTCCAAACCTACAACCTGATCGTTTGGTACATTATAAATATTATACTTTAACACGTTATCTATTAAACTAGACGAAGCGTATTGAGCAGCTGACTCTGCAGTTTGCCCAGATCCAAGCCTACTGTTTTTTAGAGACTCCCAAACCAACGGATAATACTGTCCTGCATTTACGCGATTATACTCAGGTAGAGCTCTGCCCGAATAACCCTGCTGAACTTTTAAATTAAAGGTAGGTTTATTCTTTTTACCTGTTTTAGTGGTGATCATGATCACACCATTGGCAGCTCTAGATCCATACAACGCAGCGGAAGACGCATCCTTTAAGATGGTCATATCTTCAATATCCGAAGGGTTAAGATTGGACAGATCTCCATCATAAGGCACTCCATCTACTACATACAATGGAGAAGAAGATGAATTCACTGAACCAACTCCACGAATTCTTATTGCAGGTGTAGCACCGGGCTGTCCAGAAGAAGAGGTGGTGATTACACCTGGAGCCTGTCCTTCTATCGCATTTATCACATTATTTATAGGTCGGTCAGCAATCTTATCTCCCTTAAGAGAAACTGCTGAACCTGTAAAGTTACCTTTATCTACAGTACCACCATAAGCAGTGATCACTACTTCATCCAGATTCTGGGCATCAGGCTCTAAGCTCACATTTATCACCGATCTATTGCCGATGGCCTCCTCCTTCGAACTGTAACCGATGTAACTGAACACCAAAGTCTGAGAACCTTCGGGAACTTCAAGCGAATAGGTACCATCCAAGTCTGAGACTACTCCAATGGTAGTACCTTTCACCAAAATACTGACTCCAATGAGTCCTTCGGGCTCTTCATCGGAAATTACTCTACCGGTGATAACGCGCTGCTGAGCAAAAACGCTACCGGTAATCAGTAATCCAAAGAGCATACTGAGTAATGCTTTTTTCATAAGTTAAATTAATTGGTAATAAACACAGCCTCACCTTGAGGTTGCTTTTTCTTAATAGGAAATTTATAGGTGTTAGACTTTCAGAATTGAAATCTGAGAAAACAGCAATTTTTGCGTGCTCTTAATCAGGTATCTATTGTCAAGTTCAATTCTCATAATCCTTCTATTTGCAGTATCAAATCGCAAGTCGGCAAAAAGTTAAAAACACCGCTTACTCGAAATCGGACACTTTTATTATTTATATCTGGGTCTTAATATCGTAAATTTAACATCAATTATGATTTTCCTAGCCATAACGGCCAAAAAATCACCCCAAATCTGGAAAATAAACGTAAAATCTGTTCAAAACCTTTAATTGGCGATATTTTGTATTATTTGAAGAGTAAAAAAGCTCCCCTATCCGATCATCGGTATAAGGAAGCTTCCCTTTCTAAACTTTTTTCAAGCAATTACTTGCCTTCATCAAGCTTATTCCTGTCTTTCACATACTTCTCAAGCCAACTATCCATTTCCCATAGCATATGATTAATGGATTCTTTTGCAGCATACCCATGGCTTTCATTGGGTAAGAAAACCAATCTTGCAGTTGCACCGTGGCCTTTCAATGCATTATAATACCGCTCAGACTGAATAGGAAACGTACCCGAATTATTGTCTGCCTGTCCATGTATCAACAAAATGGGAGTTTCCACTTTATGGGCAAATGAGAATGGGGACATATTGAAATAGACCTCCGGAGCTTCCCAATACGTTCTTTGCTCATATTGGAAACCAAAAGGGGTCAAAGTCCTATTATATGCACCACTTCTGGCAATCCCGGCAGCAAATAGATTAGTGTGGGAAAGTAAATTAGCTGTCATAAAGGCTCCGTATGAGTGGCCTCCCACAGCGATTCTATCTCTGTCGCCTATTCCCAAATCCACGATTTCATCAATGGCAGCTTCCGCATTGGCCACAAGCTGATCAATAAAGTAGTCGTTTGGTTCCTTGTCCCCCTCTCCTACTATCGGCATTTCCGTTCTATCCATTACGGCATATCCCCTTGTCACCCAGAAAAGCGGTGAACCATAATTCACGCGGGTAAATGCGTATTGGGAACCTCTTACCTGCGCAGCAACCTCCTTGGATTTGTATTCTCTTGGATACGCCCACATCAACACGGGAAGTGGTGCGTCTTTTCCGGCTTCAAATCCTTCGGGAGTATAAATCACAGCCGATAGGTTCAAGCCATCATTTCTTTCATAGGTCACCAACTGTTTTTGGATACCTTTAATGGATTCATAGGGGTTATCAAAGTCCGTGAGCTGCCGTGGAGCAATTCTCTTTTTAGTATTTACCAGCCAATAGTTAGGCTGGATATCAGTGCTCTCTTTAATCGTCACAAACTCAGTGGCATCTTCACTCAGAACCTTAGCCACACGCTCGTAATAGGGTGCCTGGGATCTCCACAGGATATTCTCATCCTTGGTCTTTGTGTTGAATGTAGATAAATAAGGCATATCCCCTTCAGGCGAACCTCCAGGGCTTGTCATATACACCAAATCTCCCTTTCGCAGCAATACCTTTTTCCCAAACTCATTTTCGATCATGACCGGATCTCCGGGATCATTATACAAATCGTCAAAAGACCGTTCTATTATCATTCGCTTGGCTTGCGATGGATCGGATGGATTAATCACTGACCGAAGGTCTTTTCTGCTTTTTGACCAACGTTCATTCATAATGGCAAATGAATCATCTGACCAATCAATGCCTGCAAATCGATAAGACGAGGTAGCTAACTTTTGTTTTGCCCCAGAGAAAGGAGCCTCCAAAGTGTACACAATTTCCCGCTCTTCCATCTCGACACGGGCATCTCCCCCGTCCTGAGCCTCTACCCAGTAAAGCACTGCCGGCTTATCCGCTCTCCAACTGATATACCTTGGACCGGTCACCGTAGCATCAAAGCCTGTTGGTCTATTTTCATCCAAGGGTATTTCTGCTAAAGTCTTTACTTTTTTCCCGTCTTTCGACCAAATTTCCACATCATAAGGGAATCTATTTGCCGGTACTAAATACGAGAAGGGCTTTCTGATCAAGTCCACCAAAATATAGCTTCCATCAGGAGAAAGATCAACGGATTTAATCATGCCTGTTGCTCCTATAGTTTTTTTGTTTCCTTCCAAATCCACCTCCATAAGCTGCGAATCCATGAAGTAGGCAAAAAGCGTCTCATCATATGGGTTCTCTAGCAGGTCCTGATAGGTTCTGCTGGGTGCTGCATCTCCGGTAGTTTCCTGGATAATAGGTCCGGCAGGTGCGGAAGGTTTTTGCGGAATAGTGCCACGGTCAGGATTCACGGCTTTTACCAAGAGTTTATTGTCCGGTGTCCACGTGACTGCATTTCCATAAATTTCATTAATAATATTTGCCGTAAGCTTTTTAGCTGAATTAGTACTCAGATCCACCAGCCAAAGGCTGATACCATCGGCATCTGTCTGCGTAAATGCCATGTATTTCTCATCATGGGAAAACCTAAATCCACCCATGTTGGGCTGAGTAGGCAAGCCTGTTATCTGGCTTTCTTCACCTGATTGCGTATTCTTGATTTTGATGTTTTCTACCCCTATTTGTCTACTAGGGCCAGAGGTCGCCGGATTGATCCGCATACCTGCTATTTTCAATTCAGGCTGAGAAAGTACGGCTATACTTGGATTGTCCGATCTTTCCATCAGCAGCATCCAGTCACCATCCTTAGAAAACCTTACAGAAGGTGTGCTCGGTGCATTTACCAGATCAGCTATGGATTGTGGTGGTGTTTGATAGGTGCTTTGCGCCAGCAAGTCTGTCCAAAAGATGCTGAGGGAAATAGCTAACGCAAAAATTTTTGTAGCCTTTAATTTCATAAGTTTATATTTTGGTTAGGCCAATTTAACAAATTCTACCCGTCAGAATTTGTAGAATGACATAAGTGGCAAAAAGTCAGTTTGAACCTTAAGTTTAGGAATACATGCTTTCAAGTCAATAGAAATAGTATAAAAAGGGAATCTTTTATCACCCCCATATTTTCCACCTTCGCATAAAATACACAATCTCAACTATGGCAGAACTCAAAACCAAAGCAACCGAGGATTCAGTGGAAGACTTTCTCAACACAATAGCTCACCCCGTCCGAAGGGAGGATGGATTCAAGCTGTTGCAATTGTTCAAGGATGAAACAAGTGAAGAGCCGGTGATGTGGGGCCCCAGCATCGTGGGTTTCGGGAAATACACTTATAAGTATCCTTCCGGAAAAGAAATGGAATGGTTTCCCGTAGGTTTTTCACCTAGAAAGCAGTCTTTATCAATCTATATCATGCTGGAAGACAATGACCTGAAGCCTTTTCTGATGAAGCTTGGAAAGTATAAAAAGGCCAAAGGCTGCCTTTACATCAGTAAATTGGCAGATATTGATGAGAAAACCTTTAGGGAAATGATCCGTTCTTCAATAAATTTAGTAAGAACAAAAAACCAGTAATATGCTACATGTTTTGAATGGCGATTCGCTGGCATCCTCATTTCCGGCCAGCATTC contains:
- a CDS encoding prolyl oligopeptidase family serine peptidase, giving the protein MKLKATKIFALAISLSIFWTDLLAQSTYQTPPQSIADLVNAPSTPSVRFSKDGDWMLLMERSDNPSIAVLSQPELKIAGMRINPATSGPSRQIGVENIKIKNTQSGEESQITGLPTQPNMGGFRFSHDEKYMAFTQTDADGISLWLVDLSTNSAKKLTANIINEIYGNAVTWTPDNKLLVKAVNPDRGTIPQKPSAPAGPIIQETTGDAAPSRTYQDLLENPYDETLFAYFMDSQLMEVDLEGNKKTIGATGMIKSVDLSPDGSYILVDLIRKPFSYLVPANRFPYDVEIWSKDGKKVKTLAEIPLDENRPTGFDATVTGPRYISWRADKPAVLYWVEAQDGGDARVEMEEREIVYTLEAPFSGAKQKLATSSYRFAGIDWSDDSFAIMNERWSKSRKDLRSVINPSDPSQAKRMIIERSFDDLYNDPGDPVMIENEFGKKVLLRKGDLVYMTSPGGSPEGDMPYLSTFNTKTKDENILWRSQAPYYERVAKVLSEDATEFVTIKESTDIQPNYWLVNTKKRIAPRQLTDFDNPYESIKGIQKQLVTYERNDGLNLSAVIYTPEGFEAGKDAPLPVLMWAYPREYKSKEVAAQVRGSQYAFTRVNYGSPLFWVTRGYAVMDRTEMPIVGEGDKEPNDYFIDQLVANAEAAIDEIVDLGIGDRDRIAVGGHSYGAFMTANLLSHTNLFAAGIARSGAYNRTLTPFGFQYEQRTYWEAPEVYFNMSPFSFAHKVETPILLIHGQADNNSGTFPIQSERYYNALKGHGATARLVFLPNESHGYAAKESINHMLWEMDSWLEKYVKDRNKLDEGK
- a CDS encoding SusC/RagA family TonB-linked outer membrane protein, yielding MKKALLSMLFGLLITGSVFAQQRVITGRVISDEEPEGLIGVSILVKGTTIGVVSDLDGTYSLEVPEGSQTLVFSYIGYSSKEEAIGNRSVINVSLEPDAQNLDEVVITAYGGTVDKGNFTGSAVSLKGDKIADRPINNVINAIEGQAPGVITTSSSGQPGATPAIRIRGVGSVNSSSSPLYVVDGVPYDGDLSNLNPSDIEDMTILKDASSAALYGSRAANGVIMITTKTGKKNKPTFNLKVQQGYSGRALPEYNRVNAGQYYPLVWESLKNSRLGSGQTAESAAQYASSSLIDNVLKYNIYNVPNDQVVGLDGTLNPNAVNNFEGLDWYDFLQRTGDRKEYNMTYSGGSEKTDFYTSFNYLNEQGFVIKSDIERFTGRVNVNTQATDWLKTGLNVSATMSEGNNARTTGSTSYVNPFFFARNIGPIYPVYAQNMQTGGYILDENNERIYDTGNLSELGLPSRGSDASAGRHAVQETLLNIDSFDRDVLSGRGYVEATFLKDFTFRTNISTDMTSLLEIGYDNQIVGDGAPAGRTNRENIRTNSLTFNQLLSYSKVFKNKHFVEALVGHENYNLRIDRQYLGKQDQIVAGNIEPDNFVTTTSATGRVDVDRIESYFSRLNYVYDDKYSFSASFRRDGSSRFSSDVRWGNFFSVGAAWTIDQESFFNSSSIQLMKLRASYGQVGNNKLEFSNGDANYYPWQALYDLGYNNASEPGILQASLAANGLLWESNNTFDVGLDFAFANRFQGTLEYYYRESENLLFEVPLSLTTGLESRFQNIGTMSNQGIEFSIAGDVVRSGDFTWNVGLNVSTFANEFKKLPFEEQIEATKKYEVGSSIYDFWLRDWYGVDPETGDGLFRAEEFSEDDEDIRIIGTDTLTIDQGNARFHYAGSAIPDFFGGVTNTFNYKGFSLSVLMSFSVGGDIYDGIYAGLMDAGTEGGALHTDILNRWQKPGDVTDVPKMDVSGAANTNVQSDRWLTSASYLNLRSINLAYTLPKPFLDRIKVKGATVYLAGENLGWASSRKGMYVSGTFSGTTSNTYTPARSFTLGVNLTL
- a CDS encoding DUF1801 domain-containing protein, encoding MAELKTKATEDSVEDFLNTIAHPVRREDGFKLLQLFKDETSEEPVMWGPSIVGFGKYTYKYPSGKEMEWFPVGFSPRKQSLSIYIMLEDNDLKPFLMKLGKYKKAKGCLYISKLADIDEKTFREMIRSSINLVRTKNQ